The Kribbella sp. HUAS MG21 genome includes the window ACTCGACATCTGCCATCGCTGACAGCTCGTCCTGCACGGTGCGGACCAACGGACCAGGAGCGACAGCAGTCAGGTCAGCCTGGAGCAGCACCTCTGACACCGGCTCCGGCATCAGTGGTTTGATCGCCTCGGCCAACTCGTCCGCTGTCGGCTCAGAACCGAGCAGTGGTTGCGCATGCGTGGCCAGCGCACCTAGGCCGGTCAGCCCGAGCAGGGCGGCTTCTGACACGCTCCACTCGACCAGGTCGTCGCGGAACTGCCCGCCACGTCGCGGCCGATGCCACGCCACCCACGTCACCACGGCCTGCGGAGCCGGCGCATTGCCCGCACCAGCCTCGGCCAGCGCCTGCAGCGTGAGTTCACGGATCTCCGGCGCCAGCAATCGCTCCAGGTCCGGGGACAGCGCGTTGATCAGCCGCTCGCGTGCGGACGCAGTACTGCCCGTGCTGTCCCGGCGGCCGATCAGCCCGATCGCCCTCAGGCCGGTGAACCAGGCCATGACCAGCTGGGCCCAGCGGTGCGCGAGGTCTAGCTCCAGCCAGTCGTCGTAGCCACTGGTCGGGAGCCACAGCTCGCTGGTACCTACCTCCACCGCGGCAACGAGTCCAGCGGCGTAGGCCAGCTCCAGCACGGCTGCTGCGGTCTGCTCCTCTGCGCCGATCTTCCCAGCCAGACTGCGTAGCTCGCGGACGCCTATGCCACCAGTACGCAGTACCGGCGGCGGCTCGGTCCCCAGCTGCTCCAGGGCCCGGTCGACCAGCCGCACCAGGTCCAGCGCGGCACCGGCCGCCGCCCGGTCGGCGATCAGTGCCGACACCTTCTTGCCATCCAGCGGCGGCGGCACCGGACGGGTCGACGCCAGCACGCGCCCGCCGCGCAGGTGCAGCCCGATCTGCCGCGGCAGCACCACGGTGTTCGCATCCTTGGGTACGACTAGACCGCGCGCCAGCAACCGCTCCACAGGAGTCCGGGCCGACGCGATCGTCACCGGCCGGTCGGCCTTCTCCACCGAGCCGGTCGGCGGACCCCAGGTCAGCTTGTCGAGGACGGCGCGCGCGTCGGGCCCCGCCTCCTCGATCAGCTTGTCCAGGTCGCCGAAGTGCCGCGTCGTGCTAGGACCGAGCCCTGCCGGTGTCGGTCCCAGAAGCTCGTGTACCGCACGGATCGGCCGCAGGTCGTCCTCGGTGCCCCACACCAGAGCGAGCTCCAGCAGCTCAGCCACCCGCGGCCGGACCACCTCCTCCGGCTGGCCGACACCACGCGCCAACGCCGGCAGATCAACAGGCTCCGGCAGCGCGGACAGCGACTCCAGCAGGTCCACTCCGAACTCGTCCAGCCGGTTGATGGCCCTTGCCGCCGACGCGTTGCTCGTCGCCCGGGCTGCCAGCTGCCCGGTGTCGGCCGGGATAGGCAACGCCAGATCCGGCCGCCGACGCAACAACTCACCGAGCGCGGCATCACCCCAGCCCCGCAACGCCTCTGCGAGGGTACGGGGGCGGCTCGGCTCGGTCGTGCTCATCCCTCCAACGGTACGGGATGCTCGCCGAGGTCGGTCAGGATCCGCGTCACGGTCTCGTCCAGCGCGCTGTCCGGGCCGATCACCGTCTGCTCGACGCCGGGGAGTACGTCGCGCTCGCGGTACCAGTCCCGCATCATGTCCGGGCTGAACTCGTCCCGCCTGTCTCGTGTCCCGTGGCGTACGACGGTCTCCGGGAACGGGATGTCGAAGTAGTAGTGCAGCGTCGTCCCGTGATGGTCGGTGGTGAGCCGTCGGAGCATGTCGCCGTACCGGGCGGCGTCCAGGATGCCTTCCAGGACTACGTCGTACCCGTGGTCGAGGGCGTAGCGGACGGTAGTGTCGATCAGGCCTATGTTCACACCGCCTGGGAGATCGTGCTCGCGGAGCAGGATGCGGCGGAGGTAGTCCTGCTCGATCCACGCCGTACCGCGGCCGAGGCGTTCGCGTAGCGTGCGGGCCGTCGTGGACTTGCCTGAGCCCGAGTTGCCGCGCAGTACGACCAGGCGGGTGCTTGGACTGCCGGTCACTCGGCGGCTCCGGCGCTGCCGATGCGGTGGAAGCCGACGCGTTCGTAGACCGCTGCTACCGCGTCGGTCTCGGCAGACAGGAGTACGAGGTCCACGCCGTGGTCCAACGCGTGTGAGACGAGTGTCGAGGTCACCGCGGCGCCCAGGCCGCGTCGGCGCATGGCCGGGAGCGTGCCGATGCCGACGATCTCGGTCGCGGAGTCGACCGGTTGGTGCGTGCCGGTGGCGACCATCCCGTCGACGGTGAACGCACCCGCGCTGACTGCGACGCCACGGCGTACCCGGTCCTGCAGCGCCGCCACCACGTCGGCGGGCATCTCCGCTGCGGCCGCGTCCCGTTCTGCCGGCCCTGCCTTTCCGACCGCGGTACCCGGCTCACCGAACGCCAGCCCGGCCACAGCACGCGACTGCCGGACCTCCTCCTCGTCAGCGGACAGGATCTCGCAGCGAGCATCAGCCACGACAGGACGGAAGTCGTCGCGCTCCAGCACCAGCAACGGGTGCTCGACCACGGTCAAGCCGGCTGCAACAGCAGCAGCGCCTAGCGAAGGACAGGTCTCGACGACCCACTCGAAACTCAGCGGGATCTCCAGCTCGGCACACCGCTCCCGCACCAGTTCGATGTCACCCGGCTCGATCGTGACACCACTCCCAGGCACAGGTCGCGCGTAGTACGGCCAGACCGTCGTACTGCGGAACAGCGTGAACGGACCGACCTCCTCGGCAACCGCACCTGACAGCGGAACCCGGTGGAGATACTGGTCGACTCCGGTGATCATCGCGACGCAGTGAACCACCCGGACGGGCCAGGCGCCACCGGAAATGTCGAAGTACCGCAACCGGCTCCGACGTCCCGGCTGTCATCATCGGAGACAGAGGAGCGACACATGGACAAGGTGACGTCAGCAGACGGTACGACGATCGCGTACGACCGGCTCGGCAGCGGGCAGCCGCTGATCCTGGTCGCGGGCGCACTGTGCGACCGGCAGGCCCTGCGGCCGCTGGCCGACGAGCTGGCGGGCGACTTCGACGTGGTGACCTACGACCGCCGCGGCCGTGGCGACTCCGGAGACAGCACCTCGTACGCCGTCCAGCGCGAGGTGGAGGACCTCGCCGCGCTGCTCACGGCCCTCGGCGGTACGGCGGCCCTCTACGGGCACTCGTCCGGCGCGGGACTCGCCGCGGTCGCCGCCAGCACCGGGCTGCCGTTCACGAAGGTCGTCCTGCACGAGCCGCCGTACGGACCGGACGACGTGGAGACTTCGGACAACGGCGAGCAGGTCCTCGAGTTGATCCGCGAGGGCCGCAACCGGGAGGCGGTCGAGCTGTTCCTGCTGATGGCCGGCGCGCCGAAGCAGGACGCGCTGGAGATCGCAGCCACCCCGGGCATCGTCGACCTCGCGCCGACCCTCGCCTACGACTTCGCGGTCATGGACCACGGCCTCGACGAGGGCGCCACGCCGGTCGCGCTGCTGCGGTCGATCAAGCAGGAGACGCTGGTCGTCGCCGGCACCGCGTCACCGCCGTTCATGGTCGACGCGGCGCACCGCATCGTCACGATCCTCCCGGCCGCGCGCCACGTCGAGCTCCCCGACCAGCGGCACGTCGTACCGCCGGAGCTGCTCGCCCCGGTGATCGCAGAATTCCTCAGGCGATGATCTCGATCGTCACCTTGTCCGGGTAGAACGCGACGTGCTCGCGGATGTCCGCGACCGCGTCGTACGGCTGCTCGTAGGTCCAGACCGCGTTCACCTGGTCGGGGAGGATCGTGTAGTACGACGCATCGCCCTTGTACGGGCAGTAGGTGTGGTGGTCGGTGCGCTCGAGCTGCGTGAAGTCGACGTCCTTGCGCGGGATGTACTGCACCGCGGGGTAGCTCGCCTCCTGCAGCGACAGCGCGTCCCGGGTGTCCGCGACCACCCGGTCGCCCACCTTCACGACGACCCGGTCCGGGTTCTTCACGACGGTGATCGGATGGTCCGGCCCGGGAATCTTCACAGTCTTGTCCGCCATGAACAGTGCCAACCCCGCGCGGCGCGGCCGCATTCCCCGGTTCCGTCAGTCGGTCGTCAGCTCGACGACCAGGCACGGGCCGCCGTCGAAGGCGCCGCCGTCGATGCCCAGCGCGAGGCCGTCGGCGTACAGGTGCGGGCCGGTCAGGAACTGCGGGTCGATGCCGAGCTGGTCGGCGACGATGCTGTGGCCGTGCACGATCCGGCGGCCGCCGAGGTGCTGGAGCAGGATGCCCGCCACCTCCGGGCCGCTCGGGCCGCGGAACGCGTACCGCGACGTCGTGCGGCGCCAGATCTCCCACCACACCTCGATGTCGTCGGAGTGCAGTTCGGACCGGGCCGCGGTGTTGATCTGGTCGATCGTGTCGCCCCACTCGACGTACTCCGCGGTGTCGGAGTGCATCAGCAGGTGGTCGGCGTCCAGGCCGAGCATCGGCCGGTCGAGCAGCCAGGCCACGTCGTCGTCGGTGAGCAGCTCCTGGTCGCGGTCCTGGCCGCCGTTCAGCACCCAGGAACGCTCGAAGCTGCGCAGCGTGATCCCGTCGTGCGGGACGAACGTGTCGCCGAACTTGTGCATGCCGAGCGCGAGGATCTCGTGGTTGCCGAGCAGCATCCGGATCGCGCCCTCCGGCGCCTGCGCGATCAGGCCGCGGACGTAGTGCAGGACGCCGATGCCGTCCGGGCCGCGGTCGAAGAAGTCGCCGAGGAACCACAGCCGGGCGTCGGCCCCGGCCCAGTTGCCGTCGGCATCGGTGAGACCGGCCGCGTGCAGCGCCGGGACCAGCTTCTCCAGGTGGCCATGGACGTCGCTGACGGCGTACACCCTGGTCATCTCAGCCCCGGACGGTCAGCACGATCAGTACGACGTTGAGCGCCGACACGGCGGAGGCTACCAGGCATGCGGCGAGAGTAGTCGCCCTGCGGTTGACGAGGTCGCCCATGACGCGCCGGGACGCCGTCAATCTCACCAGCGGCCACAGCGCGCACGGGATGCCGAAGCTCAGCACCACCTGGGAGACCACGAGCGCGCGGCTCGGGTCGATGCCGATCGCAAGCACCAGCAGCGCGGGCACCAGCGTGACCAGCCGGCGGACGGCAAGCGGCACGTGGCGGCGCCAGAAACCGTCCAGGATCACGGACCCGGCGTACGTCCCGACCGACGACGAGGCGAAACCGCTGGCCAGCAGGGCGAGCGCGAACAGCAGCGCCGGGAGTTGGCCGAGCCGGTCGCCGATCGCGGAGTGGGCGGCGTCGAGCGACTCGGAGCCGGTGCCCTGCAGCGCGGCCGCGGCCAGTACGACCATCGCCAGGTTGACCGCGCCGGCGAGCGCCATCGCGACGGCGACGTCCATCCGGGTCGCGCGCAGGACCTTCGACTTGCCTTCCTCGTCGCCGATCGCCTTCCAGTGCCGGTCGGTGACCAGCGCGCCGTGCAGCCAGATCGCGTGCGGCATCACGGTCGCGCCGAGCATGCCGGCCGCCAGCACCAGCGACTCGGTGCCGTCCAGCCGCGGCACCAGGCCGCCGACGATCCCGCTCGCGGACGGCTGCGACTGCCACGTGGACACCACGAAGCCGATCAGTACGACGGCGAGCAGACCGATGATCGCGGCCTCGAACGGCCGCTGGCCGCGCTTCGACTGGTAGATCAGCAACCCGAACGAGACCGCGCCGGTGATCAGGCCGCCCGCCAGTAGCGGGATCCCGAACAGCAGGTTCAGCGCGATCGCGCCGCCGACGACCTCGGCCAGGTCGGTCGCGATCGCCACCACCTCGGCCTGCGCCCACAACCCGGTCGACGTGGACCGCCGGAAGTGGTCACGGCACAGCTGCGGCAGCGTCCGCCCGGTCGCGATGCTGGCCTTGGCGGCCAGGTACTGCACCAGGACGGCCATCAGGTTCGCGCCGACGACCACCCAGCAGAGCAGATAGCCGTACGTCGCCCCGGCCGCGATGTTGGTCGCGAAGTTGCCCGGGTCGACGTACGCGACGGCCGCAACGAAGGCCGGTCCGAGCAGCAGGAGCCCGGACCGGTTGAGCTGCCGCCGCAGCGGTGCCGGTGCGTACATGAGAGCAGTCTGTACGACGAACCCGCCAGCGCAACCCCTGACCCGAATTTGAGACGCGCGTTACGCCCAGGAGAACTGCACCTGGAGCGAAACCTCGACGCTGTGGTCGCCGGGCACGATGTTGATCGCCGAGTCGTACGCCTTCGACGCGGACAGCCGGGTCTCCGGCCCGAGTGGTACCGAGCCGTGGCCTTCAGAGATCGCTGTCACCGAGCCGAGTGAGTAACCGGAGAGGGCGGCCAGGTGCTCGGCCTTCGCCCTCGCCTGCTGGAACGCCAGCTCCCGGGCCTGGGTCAGCAGCTCGGACTTGTCCTCGATGTCGAACTGCAGCCCGTGCAGGGAGAGGCTGTTGCCGACAGCATCGACGGCGGCGTCCAGCAGGGCGCCGAAACCGGTCAGGTCCTTCGTCTCCACCAGTACCGTGTGCGAGGCCCGGTACGCCGGGTCCGTGCCGGGCTCCCGGTACTCCTGGAACACGTTCACCGCACTCGTGCCCAGCTGCGACTCCTGCACGCCCTGCGACCGCAGTGCCGCCAGCACCGCGTCCGTACGCTCGCCGACCGTCGCCACGGCGGCCGCCACATCCGGTGCGACCTGCTCGACGCCGAAGGTCACGCGCAGTACGTCCGGCGTACCGGTGACTTGACCTGTCCCGACAACACTCACCCCTGTGTCCATAACGGCCAGTCTGGCATCACCTGCGGTCACCCGCCGGGCGGGATTCCGACGTCACCAGGGCCTTCCAGGACACCAGCCGCAGTACTGCGTGGTCGCTGGTGGAGCGGGTGCCGTTGAAGTTCCCGACGTACCACAGGCCCCGCTCAACTAGCGCGGCGGATGATGCGGGCCGGGATGTTGTGGGTGTGGCAGAGGGAGAGGAGGGCGGTGGCGTCGATGAGTTGGAGGGGTTTGCCGTTGGCGAACTGGTAGCTGGTGGGGCCGAAGCCGGAGGTGGTGATGAGGATGCCTTTGGTGGCTCCGGCGTCGAGGACGGTGCCGAAGAGGTCGCGGACGGCGGACGGTGGGACGGTGCGGGTCCAGAGCTTGGCCTGGACGACGAACTTGCCGCCGGTGATCGGGCGCGGGTCGTACGCCACGCAGTCGATCCCGCCGTCCGTGCCGCGGCGGAACAGGCGGGTCTCGAGGCCCATCCGGGTGAGCAGGTTGTGGACCAGGTGCTCGAAGGCCTCGGGGCTGAGGTCCAGCAGGTTCGGCCGGGCGTCGATCTCGCTGATCACGTCCACCGCTTCCACCGTGCGCGGATCGGCCAGGTCGAACTCCAGCACCGGCTCCACCGGCTGCAGCTCCTCCGGGTGCCGTGACACCTCGGCCGCGAAGTAGTGCCGCACACACGCCACCGGGTCGAGCTGGTCGAGTACCAGCGCCTGGTACTGCTCCCGCGTCGCCCGCAACGTGATGAGGCACGGCCGCACCGTCTGCCCGGTAGTGGGGTCCACCGACTCCACCATCCCGTTGAACACCACGGTCTCCACCACGCCGTACCTGTCGCTGCCGAACACCAGATGCAGCGCCCGCAACGCCAGCTGCGCCACCAGTTGCTGGTACAGCCGCCGCAGCTCCACAGGGTCCCGCGGCACCGCCACCACCGCGTCGCGCGAGCGGTCATAGTGGTACGACGCCTCAGCCGGTACGACGCCGACGTCGGGTAGGTCCCACTCGACCGCGAGCAGCGTCGACTCGGGGACGTACCGGACCTTGCGCCGCCGCGGGAACTCCAGCGGCTCCGTGATCCGGTCGAGCGCCTTCGTGAAGTACCGCGTCACCGCGACCCGCTCGTGGTTCTCCACGGCGCGCTCGTACGCGTCGATCCGCGCGTGCTGTTCGGCGGTCGCCTCGTCGAGCCGGCGCTGTTGCTCGACCTGCTCCCGCAGTGCCCGCGCCACCCGGTCCCGCCGTGTCTCCTCGGCGGCCCGGTGCCGTTCGATCGCCTCCGCGAACCGGTCCTCCGCGTCGGCGAGCCGCCGGGCGTACCGGCGTTCGGCGCCCCACCACCGGAACGGTCCCGGCGCCTGGGGCACGAACGCATCCCAGACGGGTCCGGGATGCGCTTCGAGATCGGCCGGCGACACGGTCGGTGGTGCCCGCCGGGGCGCGCGTTTCAGGGTCTGCAGGTCGGTGCCGTGGACCTCGACGGCCAGGGCGTCGGACAGGACGTTGCCCAGGGCCTGGACACGTTCCCGCACCGCAGCGGTCCGTTGCGCCGCCTCGGCGGTTCGGCCGGGCGGACGATCGCTGCGGGCGTGTCCTTCCACGGATCGGCCCATCGCCTCACAACCTCTCCGCTCCACTGTAACGGTCCAACCACGCTGCGCGATCGAATGTGACGGAGAGTTGGTAAGGACATTGCTTGCCGTCCACCCCCTGTTTCCTGCCGCACGTGCAGCTGCAGACGCGCCGCGCGCGACCTTGCCGGGCGCACTGCCTCGGGTGACGATGCTGGGATGAGCCTGCCGTCGTACGCGTCCGGGGTGTCCGAGGTCCCGCTGCTGGGCGAGACGATCGGCGCGAACCTCAGACGCACGATCGGCGCGTACGGCGACAACGAGGCGCTCGTCGAGGTGCAGACCGGGCGGCGCTGGACGTACGACGAGTTCGGCGCCGAGGTCGAGCTGGTCGCGCGCGGCCTGCTGGCCCGCGGGATCGCGAAGGGCGACCGGGTCGGCATCTGGGCCCCGAACCAGGCCGAGTGGACGATCACGCAGTACGCGACCGCGCTGATCGGCGCCATCCTGGTGAACATCAACCCGGCGTACCGCACCCACGAGCTGGCCTACGCGCTGAACCAGTCCGGCGTCCGGCTACTGGTTTCCGCGACCGCGTTCAAGACCAGCGACTACCGCGCAATGGTCGACGAGGTGAAGCCGGACTGCACCGCGCTCGAGGAGATCGTCTACCTCGGCACCGGCGACTGGGACGCTCTCCGGGACGACGCACAACGGATCCCGCTCGACGCGCTGCACGCCCGCGAGGCCGAGCTGTCCTTCGACGACCCGATCAACATCCAGTACACCAGCGGTACGACGGGATTCCCGAAGGGCGCGACGCTCAGCCACCACAACATCCTGAACAACGGCTTCTTCGTCACCGAGACGATCGCGTTCACCGCCGCGGACCGGCTCTGCATCCCGGTGCCGTTCTACCACTGCTTCGGCATGGTGATGGGCAACCTCGGCTGCACCACACACGGTGCCTGCATGGTGATCCCGGGGCCGGCGTTCGACCCGGCGGCGACGCTGCGGGCCGTGCAGGACGAGCGGTGCACCGGGCTGTACGGCGTACCGACGATGTTCATCGCGGAGCTCGGGCTGCCGGACTTCGCGGAGTACGACCTGAGCAGCCTGCGCACCGGGATCATGGCCGGGTCGCCGTGCCCGATCGAGGTGATGAAGCGCTGCGTCGCGGACATGCACATGGCCGAGGTCGCGATCTGCTACGGGATGACCGAGACGTCTCCGGTGTCCACGCAGACCCGGCGCGACGACGACCTCGACCGCCGGACGTCGACCGTCGGCCGGGTGCTGCCGCACGTCGAGGTCAAGCTCGTCGACCCGGCCACCGGGCTCGTCGTACCGCGTGGTGAACCGGGGGAGCTGTGCACCCGCGGGTACTCCGTGATGCTCGGCTATTGGGACGAACCGGACAAGACTGCCGAGGCGATCGACCAGGCGCGCTGGATGCACACCGGCGACCTCGCGACGATGCGCGACGACGGGTACGTGAACATCGTCGGCCGGATCAAGGACATGGTGATCCGCGGCGGCGAGAACGTGTACCCGCGGGAGATCGAGGAGTTCCTCTACACGCACCCGTCGATCGCCGACGTCCAGGTCGTTGGTGTCCCCGACGAGAAGTACGGCGAGGAGCTCTGCGCCTGGATCAAGCTCAAGCCCGGCGCGGACCCGCTCGACGCCGACGCGGTCAGGGCGTTCGCGACCGGCAAGCTCGCGCACTTCAAGATCCCGCGGTACGTCCTGCTCGTCGACGACTTCCCGATGACCGTCACCGGCAAGATCCGCAAGGTCGAGATGCGCGAGAAGTCCGTGGAGCTCCTCGGCCTGACGTGACCAGCGCGCCGCCGCGTCTGGTCAGTCCTGCTCGAGGTGCTGGGCGAAGGCCCGGACGGCGGGAGTCTGTTCGCCGCGGCGCCAGACGAGGGCGAGGGCTGAGTCGGGCAGGCCGGACACCTGGACGGTGGTGA containing:
- a CDS encoding DUF427 domain-containing protein — encoded protein: MADKTVKIPGPDHPITVVKNPDRVVVKVGDRVVADTRDALSLQEASYPAVQYIPRKDVDFTQLERTDHHTYCPYKGDASYYTILPDQVNAVWTYEQPYDAVADIREHVAFYPDKVTIEIIA
- a CDS encoding alpha/beta hydrolase, which produces MDKVTSADGTTIAYDRLGSGQPLILVAGALCDRQALRPLADELAGDFDVVTYDRRGRGDSGDSTSYAVQREVEDLAALLTALGGTAALYGHSSGAGLAAVAASTGLPFTKVVLHEPPYGPDDVETSDNGEQVLELIREGRNREAVELFLLMAGAPKQDALEIAATPGIVDLAPTLAYDFAVMDHGLDEGATPVALLRSIKQETLVVAGTASPPFMVDAAHRIVTILPAARHVELPDQRHVVPPELLAPVIAEFLRR
- a CDS encoding GNAT family N-acetyltransferase, with amino-acid sequence MITGVDQYLHRVPLSGAVAEEVGPFTLFRSTTVWPYYARPVPGSGVTIEPGDIELVRERCAELEIPLSFEWVVETCPSLGAAAVAAGLTVVEHPLLVLERDDFRPVVADARCEILSADEEEVRQSRAVAGLAFGEPGTAVGKAGPAERDAAAAEMPADVVAALQDRVRRGVAVSAGAFTVDGMVATGTHQPVDSATEIVGIGTLPAMRRRGLGAAVTSTLVSHALDHGVDLVLLSAETDAVAAVYERVGFHRIGSAGAAE
- a CDS encoding Nramp family divalent metal transporter encodes the protein MYAPAPLRRQLNRSGLLLLGPAFVAAVAYVDPGNFATNIAAGATYGYLLCWVVVGANLMAVLVQYLAAKASIATGRTLPQLCRDHFRRSTSTGLWAQAEVVAIATDLAEVVGGAIALNLLFGIPLLAGGLITGAVSFGLLIYQSKRGQRPFEAAIIGLLAVVLIGFVVSTWQSQPSASGIVGGLVPRLDGTESLVLAAGMLGATVMPHAIWLHGALVTDRHWKAIGDEEGKSKVLRATRMDVAVAMALAGAVNLAMVVLAAAALQGTGSESLDAAHSAIGDRLGQLPALLFALALLASGFASSSVGTYAGSVILDGFWRRHVPLAVRRLVTLVPALLVLAIGIDPSRALVVSQVVLSFGIPCALWPLVRLTASRRVMGDLVNRRATTLAACLVASAVSALNVVLIVLTVRG
- a CDS encoding metallophosphoesterase, yielding MTRVYAVSDVHGHLEKLVPALHAAGLTDADGNWAGADARLWFLGDFFDRGPDGIGVLHYVRGLIAQAPEGAIRMLLGNHEILALGMHKFGDTFVPHDGITLRSFERSWVLNGGQDRDQELLTDDDVAWLLDRPMLGLDADHLLMHSDTAEYVEWGDTIDQINTAARSELHSDDIEVWWEIWRRTTSRYAFRGPSGPEVAGILLQHLGGRRIVHGHSIVADQLGIDPQFLTGPHLYADGLALGIDGGAFDGGPCLVVELTTD
- a CDS encoding kinase, which produces MTGSPSTRLVVLRGNSGSGKSTTARTLRERLGRGTAWIEQDYLRRILLREHDLPGGVNIGLIDTTVRYALDHGYDVVLEGILDAARYGDMLRRLTTDHHGTTLHYYFDIPFPETVVRHGTRDRRDEFSPDMMRDWYRERDVLPGVEQTVIGPDSALDETVTRILTDLGEHPVPLEG
- a CDS encoding SIMPL domain-containing protein, yielding MSVVGTGQVTGTPDVLRVTFGVEQVAPDVAAAVATVGERTDAVLAALRSQGVQESQLGTSAVNVFQEYREPGTDPAYRASHTVLVETKDLTGFGALLDAAVDAVGNSLSLHGLQFDIEDKSELLTQARELAFQQARAKAEHLAALSGYSLGSVTAISEGHGSVPLGPETRLSASKAYDSAINIVPGDHSVEVSLQVQFSWA
- a CDS encoding AMP-binding protein produces the protein MSLPSYASGVSEVPLLGETIGANLRRTIGAYGDNEALVEVQTGRRWTYDEFGAEVELVARGLLARGIAKGDRVGIWAPNQAEWTITQYATALIGAILVNINPAYRTHELAYALNQSGVRLLVSATAFKTSDYRAMVDEVKPDCTALEEIVYLGTGDWDALRDDAQRIPLDALHAREAELSFDDPINIQYTSGTTGFPKGATLSHHNILNNGFFVTETIAFTAADRLCIPVPFYHCFGMVMGNLGCTTHGACMVIPGPAFDPAATLRAVQDERCTGLYGVPTMFIAELGLPDFAEYDLSSLRTGIMAGSPCPIEVMKRCVADMHMAEVAICYGMTETSPVSTQTRRDDDLDRRTSTVGRVLPHVEVKLVDPATGLVVPRGEPGELCTRGYSVMLGYWDEPDKTAEAIDQARWMHTGDLATMRDDGYVNIVGRIKDMVIRGGENVYPREIEEFLYTHPSIADVQVVGVPDEKYGEELCAWIKLKPGADPLDADAVRAFATGKLAHFKIPRYVLLVDDFPMTVTGKIRKVEMREKSVELLGLT
- a CDS encoding helicase-associated domain-containing protein, which codes for MSTTEPSRPRTLAEALRGWGDAALGELLRRRPDLALPIPADTGQLAARATSNASAARAINRLDEFGVDLLESLSALPEPVDLPALARGVGQPEEVVRPRVAELLELALVWGTEDDLRPIRAVHELLGPTPAGLGPSTTRHFGDLDKLIEEAGPDARAVLDKLTWGPPTGSVEKADRPVTIASARTPVERLLARGLVVPKDANTVVLPRQIGLHLRGGRVLASTRPVPPPLDGKKVSALIADRAAAGAALDLVRLVDRALEQLGTEPPPVLRTGGIGVRELRSLAGKIGAEEQTAAAVLELAYAAGLVAAVEVGTSELWLPTSGYDDWLELDLAHRWAQLVMAWFTGLRAIGLIGRRDSTGSTASARERLINALSPDLERLLAPEIRELTLQALAEAGAGNAPAPQAVVTWVAWHRPRRGGQFRDDLVEWSVSEAALLGLTGLGALATHAQPLLGSEPTADELAEAIKPLMPEPVSEVLLQADLTAVAPGPLVRTVQDELSAMADVESDGGAGVYRFSESSVRRAFDLGRTADQLHAWLAEHSRTPVPQPLAYLIDDVARRHGVLRLGTASTYLRCDDEDVLTQLLSSNLPGVRFRRLAPTVVVSPSPPDMVLSRLRDAGLAPLAETFDGALHVTGAPRRGEAPRRRTGRDFNESAFDLTDDQVKAVIEKVRAGDRIAAERPGDEGLVEPAAPAETIAVLTNAAEAHTRTWIAYVDHNGHSTERIVEPSRVADGWLTAYDDDSESPRTYALHRISAARAVE
- a CDS encoding restriction endonuclease, which produces MGRSVEGHARSDRPPGRTAEAAQRTAAVRERVQALGNVLSDALAVEVHGTDLQTLKRAPRRAPPTVSPADLEAHPGPVWDAFVPQAPGPFRWWGAERRYARRLADAEDRFAEAIERHRAAEETRRDRVARALREQVEQQRRLDEATAEQHARIDAYERAVENHERVAVTRYFTKALDRITEPLEFPRRRKVRYVPESTLLAVEWDLPDVGVVPAEASYHYDRSRDAVVAVPRDPVELRRLYQQLVAQLALRALHLVFGSDRYGVVETVVFNGMVESVDPTTGQTVRPCLITLRATREQYQALVLDQLDPVACVRHYFAAEVSRHPEELQPVEPVLEFDLADPRTVEAVDVISEIDARPNLLDLSPEAFEHLVHNLLTRMGLETRLFRRGTDGGIDCVAYDPRPITGGKFVVQAKLWTRTVPPSAVRDLFGTVLDAGATKGILITTSGFGPTSYQFANGKPLQLIDATALLSLCHTHNIPARIIRRAS